In the Candidatus Omnitrophota bacterium genome, one interval contains:
- a CDS encoding uroporphyrinogen decarboxylase family protein: MTGKDILLKALRREPAPRTAWLPFVGVHGAQLIGASAADYLQSSVLIVQGLKKAYELYKPDGLPVMFDLQMEAEIFGCELMWSDESPPSVATHPLSQCALNDLPVFDPAKGRFPIAMEALRLLKKEIGEEIAFYGLITGPFTLALHLMGNDLFIKMFDQGEEVKKVLAFCAEAGKKAAEAYIGNGADVIAVVDPMTSQISPAHFEEYVADPINAVFDHVRGCGAYSAIFVCGDASRNLEVMGGARCDNISIDENISLEKLKEIGERYGKSIGGNLKLTVALLLGQENDVRLDAIRCLDACGGPGFILAPGCDIPWGVPPENLQAAAEMIHDEYKRETARLTLRAGSQDLYDDVVPPDYAREKGVRVEIITLDSTSCAPCQYMLEAAHQAAEIIGQGVTVQEYKIKTREGLGMMVKLGVRNIPTICIDGEPRFVSLLPDRNALVAAIRERLEQKEKDLR, from the coding sequence ATGACCGGCAAGGATATTCTCCTAAAAGCTTTACGAAGAGAACCGGCGCCGCGGACGGCATGGCTTCCGTTCGTCGGAGTGCACGGAGCGCAATTGATCGGCGCCAGCGCCGCCGATTATCTACAATCGAGCGTATTAATCGTCCAAGGATTGAAAAAGGCTTACGAATTATACAAACCAGACGGATTGCCCGTGATGTTCGATTTGCAAATGGAAGCGGAAATTTTCGGCTGCGAGTTGATGTGGTCGGACGAGAGTCCGCCGTCGGTGGCTACGCATCCGCTCTCGCAATGCGCATTGAACGATCTTCCCGTTTTCGATCCGGCGAAGGGCCGTTTTCCTATCGCCATGGAAGCGTTGCGCCTTCTCAAGAAGGAGATCGGCGAAGAGATCGCGTTTTACGGACTTATCACAGGGCCGTTTACCCTGGCGCTGCACCTGATGGGCAACGATCTCTTCATCAAGATGTTCGATCAAGGCGAGGAAGTGAAAAAAGTTCTCGCTTTCTGCGCCGAGGCGGGCAAGAAAGCCGCTGAGGCTTATATCGGCAATGGCGCGGACGTCATCGCCGTCGTCGATCCCATGACCAGTCAGATTTCGCCCGCCCATTTTGAGGAATACGTCGCTGATCCCATCAACGCCGTGTTCGATCATGTTCGCGGCTGCGGCGCTTATTCCGCTATTTTCGTTTGCGGCGACGCCAGCCGCAACCTCGAAGTCATGGGTGGCGCCCGCTGCGATAACATCTCCATCGACGAGAATATTTCCTTAGAAAAATTGAAGGAAATCGGCGAGCGCTATGGCAAATCCATCGGCGGCAATTTGAAACTGACGGTGGCTTTACTGCTGGGGCAGGAAAACGACGTCCGCCTGGACGCCATTCGCTGCCTTGACGCTTGCGGCGGTCCCGGCTTCATCCTGGCGCCCGGCTGCGACATCCCCTGGGGCGTCCCGCCGGAAAATTTGCAAGCGGCGGCGGAGATGATTCACGACGAATATAAGCGGGAGACGGCGCGCCTGACGCTGCGTGCGGGATCCCAGGATTTGTACGACGACGTCGTTCCGCCGGATTACGCGAGAGAAAAAGGCGTCCGGGTGGAAATTATTACGCTCGATTCTACCAGTTGCGCGCCTTGCCAATACATGTTGGAGGCGGCGCATCAGGCGGCGGAAATTATTGGACAAGGCGTAACCGTCCAGGAATATAAAATCAAAACCCGCGAGGGATTGGGCATGATGGTGAAATTGGGCGTGCGCAACATTCCCACCATCTGCATCGATGGCGAGCCGCGCTTCGTCTCGCTATTGCCCGACCGCAACGCTTTAGTGGCGGCGATTCGTGAGCGGTTGGAACAAAAAGAAAAGGACTTGCGATGA
- a CDS encoding STAS domain-containing protein encodes MELFAVRLENNITIIQPNCKLDVANLKEFSSVLDRVIEEGAIKVLLNFANVDYLSSTGIRVLVDNSKKLKSKKGSLSFCSVRSQMKELFEIVGLHKVFPFYVDEEDALKKIK; translated from the coding sequence ATGGAATTGTTCGCCGTGCGTCTAGAAAATAATATAACCATTATTCAACCCAACTGCAAATTGGATGTCGCGAATTTAAAAGAGTTTTCCTCCGTCCTTGATCGCGTTATCGAGGAAGGAGCCATTAAGGTTCTTCTCAACTTCGCCAATGTCGATTATTTAAGCAGCACGGGGATTCGCGTCTTAGTCGATAACAGCAAAAAATTAAAATCCAAGAAAGGTTCTCTTTCGTTCTGTTCGGTTCGTTCCCAGATGAAAGAACTATTCGAAATTGTCGGTCTGCATAAGGTCTTTCCTTTTTATGTTGACGAGGAAGATGCTCTGAAAAAAATAAAATAA
- a CDS encoding prepilin-type N-terminal cleavage/methylation domain-containing protein encodes MRNRGFTLIELLIVVAIIGVLAAIAVPNFLSAQIRAKIARVQADMRNLGTAVEMYHTDYNAYPCDGQEPNCLWSWATQSWRLTTPIAYMSVIPFDPWADDTPWEDKAVKHYWYTTKEGYGGVRAPGRQTSVAGRKNVRLYDPPRQNFRFGFTSPGPDKCWEWDRPYFMPYSQYYAGDVLYYHSSNGVVSNGDIYLFGPGNAFNPDSEF; translated from the coding sequence ATGAGAAACCGAGGCTTTACGTTGATTGAACTGCTCATCGTCGTCGCCATCATCGGCGTTCTGGCGGCGATCGCGGTTCCTAATTTTCTCAGCGCCCAGATTCGCGCCAAAATCGCGCGCGTCCAAGCCGATATGCGCAACCTAGGAACGGCGGTGGAGATGTACCACACGGATTACAACGCCTATCCCTGCGACGGGCAGGAACCGAATTGCTTATGGTCTTGGGCCACGCAGAGCTGGCGGTTAACGACGCCGATCGCCTACATGTCCGTCATTCCCTTCGATCCCTGGGCGGACGATACGCCTTGGGAAGACAAAGCCGTGAAGCATTATTGGTATACGACGAAAGAAGGCTACGGCGGAGTTCGGGCGCCGGGAAGGCAAACCTCGGTCGCGGGACGCAAGAACGTTCGGCTCTACGATCCGCCGCGCCAGAATTTCCGCTTCGGTTTCACATCCCCCGGCCCCGATAAATGCTGGGAATGGGACCGGCCTTATTTCATGCCTTACTCCCAATATTACGCGGGCGACGTTCTTTACTATCATTCCAGCAACGGCGTTGTCTCGAACGGAGATATTTATCTGTTCGGCCCCGGCAACGCCTTCAATCCCGATTCGGAGTTCTAA
- a CDS encoding GTP-binding protein: MIPVCLATGFLGSGKTTLLQRIADQRRQQRLVYIVNEFASIDIDGQRLHLPEGQMIAIPGGSIFCRCLTGEFIRVLRSVADRIGEDGSVEGVIIEASGISDPGVIRQMLHETKLDGVYSLRRIISVADPQNLLKLIHTLPNIVKQIQVSDQVLLNKTDCYPPDVV, translated from the coding sequence ATGATTCCGGTTTGCCTGGCGACGGGCTTCTTAGGCAGCGGCAAGACGACGCTGCTACAACGCATCGCGGACCAGCGCCGCCAGCAACGGCTGGTTTACATCGTCAACGAATTCGCCTCCATCGACATCGACGGCCAGCGGCTGCATTTGCCCGAAGGCCAGATGATCGCCATCCCCGGCGGCAGCATATTCTGCCGCTGCCTGACGGGCGAGTTCATCCGCGTACTGCGGTCCGTCGCCGATAGGATAGGAGAAGACGGCAGTGTGGAAGGCGTTATTATCGAAGCCAGCGGCATTTCCGATCCCGGCGTCATCCGGCAGATGCTGCATGAGACAAAACTGGATGGCGTTTATTCTTTGCGAAGGATTATCAGCGTCGCCGATCCGCAAAATCTATTGAAACTGATCCATACTCTGCCCAACATCGTCAAGCAAATCCAAGTCAGCGATCAAGTATTATTGAATAAGACGGATTGCTATCCGCCGGATGTCGT
- the mltG gene encoding endolytic transglycosylase MltG: MRKIAIRTIGAIVVAAAVVLGIMAFMEYRSWNKPWGTADQQFNIEISEGMNARQIGNLLVENGVLKNTTLFLILADLRGFGEKLKAGEYLVKGTQSPYEIVEMFAEGKNYLRSLVVPEGFTQIDIAKALEGLQVCKKEDFLKECLSRNIFKFVVVQAPGGANAACEGILFPDTYFFIKNQETERIFDRMSNHFQKEWEKILEDAFKIKANGWWWQEGGASESQQTHRVVVLASIIEKEAKHDEDRPLIASVFVNRMKKNMPLQADSTIHYALEDWSRSLQLSDLEFDSPYNTYKNVGLPPAAICNPGEASLRAAAMPADSEYLYFLTMKDGSAQFSMTNEDHIKLKIEMKRQKGAE, translated from the coding sequence ATGAGAAAGATCGCAATCAGGACTATAGGAGCGATCGTCGTTGCGGCGGCGGTCGTTTTAGGCATTATGGCGTTTATGGAATATCGAAGCTGGAATAAGCCTTGGGGGACGGCGGACCAGCAATTCAATATCGAAATCAGCGAGGGCATGAACGCCCGTCAAATCGGGAATTTATTAGTGGAAAATGGCGTATTGAAAAATACGACTCTCTTTCTTATCCTGGCCGATTTGCGAGGTTTCGGCGAAAAACTGAAAGCGGGCGAGTATCTGGTCAAGGGAACCCAAAGTCCTTACGAAATCGTGGAAATGTTCGCCGAGGGCAAGAATTATCTGCGATCGCTCGTCGTGCCGGAAGGCTTCACTCAGATCGACATCGCCAAGGCTTTGGAAGGTTTGCAGGTTTGCAAGAAAGAGGATTTTCTCAAGGAATGCCTGTCCCGCAATATCTTCAAATTCGTCGTCGTTCAGGCGCCGGGCGGCGCCAACGCCGCTTGCGAGGGCATACTTTTTCCCGATACTTATTTCTTTATCAAGAATCAGGAGACGGAAAGAATTTTCGATCGCATGTCCAACCATTTCCAGAAGGAATGGGAGAAAATCCTGGAAGACGCCTTCAAAATCAAGGCGAATGGATGGTGGTGGCAGGAGGGGGGCGCGTCGGAGAGTCAACAGACGCATCGCGTCGTCGTCCTGGCTTCCATCATCGAGAAAGAAGCCAAACACGATGAAGACCGGCCTTTGATCGCTTCCGTCTTCGTCAACCGCATGAAGAAGAATATGCCGCTGCAGGCGGACAGCACTATCCATTACGCCTTGGAAGATTGGTCGCGCTCGCTGCAACTGAGCGATTTGGAATTCGATTCGCCGTACAATACCTACAAAAACGTTGGATTGCCTCCCGCTGCCATCTGCAATCCGGGAGAAGCCTCGTTGCGCGCCGCCGCCATGCCGGCGGATTCCGAGTATCTCTATTTCCTGACTATGAAGGACGGTTCCGCCCAATTCAGCATGACCAACGAAGACCATATTAAACTCAAGATAGAGATGAAGCGGCAGAAAGGCGCCGAATGA